The Helicobacter canis genomic sequence CTAAAGGCTTGCCAAATTCTTTAGAAACCGCTGCTTTCATTGTTTTTGGAATACTCATAATATATCCTTTCATTTAAGTGTATGGATTAAAAAAATCCAAGTTTGTTGATAGAGTAGCTCACTAGCACATTTTTTGTTTGCTGATAATGCTCTAGCATCATCTTGTGTGTTTCTCTACCGATTCCAGACTGCTTGTATCCACCAAAGGCTGCGTGTGCGGGGTATGCGTGGTAGCAATTTGTCCATACACGCCCTGCCTGTATGCCTCTGCCAAAGCGATAGGCTCTATTTATATCCCTTGTCCAAACCGCACTGCCCAAGCCATAAATCGTGTCATTAGCGATTTCTAGGGCTTCGCGATCGTCTTTAAAGGTCGTTACCGCTAGCACAGGACCAAAGATTTCTTCTTGGAAGATTTTCATCTTATTGTGCCCTTTAAAGATTGTAGGCTTAATGTAGCAGCCATTTGCTAGCTCGCCTCCTAGGTTATTCCTTTCACCGCCGATGAGACATTGCGCACCTTCTTGCTTCCCTGCTTCAATGTAGCTAAGGATTGTTTTGACTTGATTTTCATCAACTTGTGCGCCCATCATCGTATCAGCGTGCAAAGGATTGCCTATTTTTATGGCTTCCACGCGTTTTAAGACCTTTTCCATAAATTTGTCATAAATCTTTTCGTGGATTAAGGCGCGACTTGGGCAGGTGCAAACTTCTCCTTGATTAAAGGCAAATAGCACCAAGCCCTCAACGGCTTTATCCAAATACTCATCTTCGTGTTCAAACACATCTTCAAAGAAAATATTTGGCGATTTACCACCAAGCTCTAGTGTGCAGGGGATAATGTTTTCTGTGGCAAACTGCATAATCTGCCGTCCAACACCCGTAGAGCCTGTAAATGCAACTTTGGCGATGCGTGGATTAGTCGCAAGAGCTTTTCCAATCTTGCCTCCACTTCCATTGACGATATTTACAACTCCTTCAGGCAGCAAGTCCGCAATCACATCAAAAAGCACTAAAATGCTCGCTGGTGTGGGGCTTGCTGGCTTTAGCACGACACAATTTCCTGCTGCTAAGGCTGGAGCTAGCTTCCACGCTGCCATTAGGATAGGAAAATTCCAAGGGATAATCTGCCCTACAACGCCCAAAGGCTCGTGAAAATGATATGCCACTGTGTCATTATCAATCTCACAAATACTACCTTCTTGCGCTCTAATGCACCCTGCAAAATAGCGGAAATGATCCACTGCTAAGGGAATATCAGCATTTAGCGTTTCTCGAATAGCCTTGCCGTTATCCCAAGTCTCTGCATAGGCGATTTTCTCTAAATTTGCCTCAATCCTATCAGCGATTTTTAGCAAGATATTAGATCGCTCTGCTGGACTTGTCTCGCCCCATTTTTGCCTAGCCTTATGCGCGGCATCTAACGCTAGCTCTATATCCTCCTCGCTTGATAGCGGGACTTTACAAAGTGTCTTGCCATTGATAGGGCTTTTGTTGTCGCTATACGCGCCTTTCACAGGAGCAACCCATTTGCCGCCAATGAAGTTTTCATACTGCGGTTTAAACACATTGCTGATGTTTTCGTATTGACTCATTGTGCACCTCTCTGTTCAAAATTTCACCCTAGGGCTTAGTAACAGAGTAGTCTAAATAGGATATATATATAATAATAAATCAAAAAATATGGCAAAAAAGTAGATAAAAGTTACATTATTTGGTGATGACTAAAATCGCAAACTATTGCAGCCGCACCCAAAATCCATAAGTGCGATGCTTAGATTCTAATGCTGCCATTGCCGTGGATAAGGTATTTTGTCGTGGTTAAATGCACGGCTCCCATAGGTCCGCGTGCGTGGAGCTTTTGCGTGGAGATTCCCATTTCAGCACCTAGTCCTAGCTCGCCACCATCATTAAAACGACTAGAGGCATTCACAAACACAGCGCTTGCATCAATGCGCCCGCAAAATAGCTCCGCGGCCTCTAAATCCTGCGTGATGATGATTTCACTATGTTTAGAGCCGTATTTATCGATATGCTCTAAAGCTTGCTCTATGGATTCTATGATTTTTAGCGCGATGATTTTGTCTCCAAACTCTGTGCCAAAGTCATTTGCACTAGCAAGCTCTAGCCCATCTTTGTCTCCAAGCAGTGTTAGCACTTCTTGCTGCGCTCGCACACACACGCCATTTGCTAGCAGTGTCGCTACCAAATCTGGCAAGATCTCCCCCACACAATCGCGGTGGATTAGAATGCACTCAATAGCATTGCAAGCACTTGGGCGTGAAGCTTTGGCATTTAGGCATATATCTAGTGTGTGCTGCTTTTTAGCAGAGCGATCAATATAGGCGTGGCATACGCCTTTGTCGTGGAAAATTACAGGGATTTTGCTATGGGTGGTTACAAACTCGATTAGCCCAGCTCCACCGCGCGGGATCACCACATCGATAAACTCGCGCTGCTGCAAGATTGTAGCTAAGTCTTCTCTAGCAATAAGCCCAAGGGATTGCACGCATTCTTTTGGGAGGGAGCTAGAATCTAGTGCGCGGTGGATACAAGCAAGCAAGGCGGTGTTTGAGTGGTGGGCTTCTTTACCGCCTTTTAGCAAGATCGCATTGCCCGATTTGATACATAAAGCCGCGGTATCAATCGTTACATTTGGGCGGGATTCATAGATGATACATACTACGCCTAGCGGGATTCTAACTTGCGCGATACTAATCCCACTAGGGCGCACGCCACCGCTGATAATCTCGCCTAGCACTTCTGGCTGGGATCTAATCTCTTTAACGGCTTGGATCATACTTGTAATCGCGCTATCATCAAGCCTTAAGCGATCAATCATCGCTGGTGAAAGTCCGTTTGCACGCGCATTTGCGAGATCTTTGGCATTTTCTTCTTGCAAAATAGCGCGGCTCTTTTCTAGCTCATTTGCTAGGGCTTCTAGCGCGTGGTTGCGCATTTTGGCACTGCTTTGGGCTAGAGTCTTACTTGCTTGCTGTAATGCTTGTAGCGTGTTTGCATACTCCATAAATATCCTTTACTCCAAGATCGCCATATCATCGCGGTGGATTAGGCAGTCGCCATAGCTCTGCCCTAGAATTGTCGCAATATCTTTAGAATCTCTGCCGATGATCTGCGCACAATCATAGCTGCTATATCGTATTTTGCCTCGAGCAAACTCCGCGCCTGCCCTATCACACACACTTACTACCCATCCTATCTCAAAGCTCCCTATCACTTCTAGCACACCTTTTGGCAAAAGTGATTTCCCCTCCTGCAAAGCAGCCTTTGCTCCAGAATCCACAATAAGCCTGCCCCTAGGGATCGCCACATAGCCGATATAAAATCGCCGCTTTTTTATCGCATTAGTCGGCAAGTGAAAGTAAGTGCCGACATCTTCGCCATTGAAAAACTTAGCGATATTATCCGCTTCTGTGCCTTTGATGATAGCGACATTGCAGCCTGCTTGCATAGCTGTTTTAGCAGCCTTTAGCTTGCTTGCCATACCGCCTGTGCCGACACTATTTTCTGCGCTTTGTTCTGCTAGGCTTGTGATTTGCTCGCTTATTTCTACCACTTCGCTAATGCGCGTGGCATTTGGATTGGTGGCGGGATTTGCGTTATAAAGCCCATCGACATCAGAGAGTATTAGCAGCAAATCTGCGCCAATCATACTTGCTACAAGCGCGGCTAGATTGTCATTATCCCCAAAGGTCTCGATATATTTTAGCTCATCAACTAGCACAGGGTCATTTTCGTTAATGATAGGGATAGTCCCTAGCTCTAGCAGGCGCGTGAGAGTCGCGCTTGCGTAGAGATAGTGCTTGGGGTGTGAGAGATCATCTTTGGTTAGTAGAATCTGGGCGATATGCAAAGAGTGCTTGCTAAAGGCTTGCTCATAGTGCCACAGCAAGTGTGCTTGCCCCACTGCCGCGCAGGCTTGCTTATCGATCATATCTTTGGGGCGGCTGGGGAAGCCTAGCAGGCTAAAGCCGCTTGCCACCGCCCCTGAAGAGACGATGAGTATGTCGCTAATGTCTTGCTTAAGGCGTGCAATTTGCGCACAAAGGGCATTAAGCCGCTCCACTTGCACGCAGGCTTTGTGCGATTCTCTCACGCTAGAATCTAGAGGGTTTGTTAGGATAGAGCTGCCGATTTTTATCACAAGGCGTTTGCACTCTATGGATCGTGGGCTAGAGTGCGTGTGCTTACTCATTTAAACAGCCCCTTAAGCGCATCAATCGCCTTATCTTTATGCTTATCAATGTGCCTATCAAGCTCTTTTTGGATCGCTTGAGTAGCCTTCTTGCGTGCTAGCTCACTAAAATCCACTTCCACTCTAGGCGAGCCTATCGCGCCTTGTAGAAGCACATCGACAGAGTCTTGCTTTATCGCGGTTTTTAGCTTGGCATTGATGGTGGATCGCTCTAGATCTATTAGGATATTATCCCCTTGCATAGAGAAATCCCCGCTTTTTGCGCCAAATTTTGCATTAAGCTTGGTGGAGTTATCGATTTGTGATTCAAATCCCACGCCATTAAAGAGCAAGCCTGTAATGTCTAAATTTGTGTATTGCTGCAAGGATCTTGTGAAGTCATTTTTGGTGAAGTGTCCATTAGATAGCACAAGGCGCATAGTGCCATTTGCGCCATTTTCGCCCGAGATGACAGAGAGATCGCCATTTGCCTTGGCACTAAAGATCTGGGGATATTGGAGCATTTTTAGCAGTGAAATCGTATCCACATCGTGGAGCTTGGCACTAAGCTCCTTGCCTTTAAGCTTGGCATCAAGCTGCCCGCCTAAGCTTTGTGTGTGGAAATCTGCTTGGATAGATTCTGCGATTTTTATCTTGCCATCGGCTTCAAGCTTGCCAGCAAGCTCGATCCCTGTTAGGAATTTTAGGGCTTTTAGGCTTGGGATTGTGATGGTATAGGGCGTGGCGATTGTGGTGGAGCTAAGGTCAATGGCAATGGGATTTAGCGCGAGATTAGCTAAAGTGGATTCTAGGGTGAAGTCTGCCTCGCCTACGCCTTTTAGCAGCCGCGCATTGCTCTTGTAGCTAAAGGGCGTATTTGGCATTGCTAGGTCAAACTCGCGCTTTATCACATCGCCCATTATCACACCCTTTAGGCTAGAGATCACTTGCGCACTTATGCCTTTATCTAAATCCCACACCTCTCCGCTTGCATCTTCTAGTCCGGTGGCGTATTTGGGGAGGTAGAGCATAGAGAATAGCTGCTCGATTTTTAGGTGCTTTATATCAAAGCTGATTTTCTTAGGCGCAAAGGATTCTAGCAGGGCAGTATAAGTGGTGCTAGAGCCTGCTACATCACTTTTGCCAGAAATTTTCATCTGTGAAGAGCCACCGATCATCTCGCCATTGGTGCGCAAAGCCCCGCGCACTTTTGTCCCCACAAGGGGCGTGAAAGCACTAATATCGCTAAGATCGATAGTATAAGTGCTTTTTGTAAGCAAGGACGAGAGTTGCGTAATGCCACTTGAGATGATTTTGCCTACATTGGCATTAAAGGCGAGATTGTGCTTAATGCTATCCATATCAAAGATCGCGCTAAGGTTGGCATTCCAGCTTGTGCGGGGGATTGCTATATCAAAGTCTTTTTGTATCAGCTCTTGTGAGAATCCACCTTGTGTGATAGCTAGCGCGGCTTGTCCGCTGAAGTTTGGCTCTTTATCTTGTGTGCCGCTAATATCAGCTTGTAGCCCCAAAACTCCGCTGATATAGGGCTTTTGCCCAAGCATTGCTAAAAGCTCATTGATCCTTAGAGCAGTAATATCAGCAGTGATTTGTGTGGGCTTAAGGTCATAGAGGCTAGCTTGAAGGCTGCTTTTTGAGCGTGCGATGTCGCTAGTGGCGTTGATGGTTAGGGTGTCAAATATCTTGCCTTGTGCCTTAGCACGCACTTCAAACGCTCCTGCTAGCTCTATGCCTGCTAGCTCCCCAAAAAGCGAAATATCATTAGCATCAACAAGCAGATCAAAATCCACTCCTAGCGTGAAGAGATTATAATCTCCGTGTAGATCGATGATGAGCTTTTGCCCATTTGTTAGCACGATTTGCGCACCTGTAAGCCCTAGGGAGAATCTCTCTAGCACAAGCGGCAGGGGCGAGTGCTTGTTGATTTGGGATTGGATAATGGGCTTAATGATCATATTGCCAATAGGACTAAAGACAAAGATATACACAAGCAGCACAAGTGCTGCTAGAATCCCACATAGCCAAAGCAAAAACTTTTTCACAAAAACTCCTTATAGTAAATTACAAATCACTAGGCAAAAGACTAGGCTGCGCATACGCGCGAAAGATCTTTAGCATATCGCTATGCTCTTTATAATGATGAGCGCGGATAATATCTGCGCCATTTTGCAAAGCTAGCAAATGCAGGCTCAAAGTCCCACTTAAGCGGTCGTGTGGATTTGGCGCATCGATGATCTCGCCTATAGTGCTTTTTTGACTAGCTCCTACAAGCAGCCTTTTGCCAAAGTGCTTGAAATGCGCTAAATGCTGGATTAGGGCGAGATTTTGCGCGCTATTTTTGGCAAAGCCAAAGCCGATGTCTAAAATCACCTCGCCCACATTGTTGGATTCTAGTAGCTCAAGCTTACGGGAGAAAAACTCATCTACTTCGTTAATAAGGTGCGTATAGTGGGCTAGGCTTGCCATAGTCTCTGGCGTGCCTTTTGTGTGCATTAGGATAAAATCCGCGCCAAAGTCTCTTACCACTGCTGGCATATCGCTATCGCTTAGTGCGCGGACATCATTGACTATGGTAAATCCGGATTCTAGCGCGTAGGCGGCGGTTTTGGCATTGTAAGTATCGATAGAGAAGCGTGCTTTGCTGTTTAGATTTTCTGCTTTGATATAGGCGCATACTTCTTTAAGGCGTGCGATTTCTTCTTGTGCGGAGATGATAGGGGAGCCCGGGCGAGAGCTTGCCGCGCCGATGTCAATGAGCCTAGCACCTTGTGCGAGTAGCTCTTGTATGGATTCTATGGCGCGTGTGGCTGTGTGGCGTGATGGGGCGTAGAAGCTGTCGGGGGTTAGGTTGATAATCGCCATAATGGCTTTGTGCGTTTTGGGCGATTCAGCTTTCGGGCTAGAATCGGGGATTTCATCGCCGCTCGATAGACACCCAAGTCTTATCTCCTTGCGCGGCTTGCAAAGCCCCGATTTACTAAAGAAACTGCGGCTGTGTCCCGATTTCTCATCTACAATCCTAGAATCCTTTGTGGAGTTGCTTAGAGTTGGGGCGTTTTGGGCAGAAAAACTAGAATCCACTTTTTTACTTGCGGTGCTTTTTTCTGTCATTGCGAGACACTGCGTAGCAGTGGCGTGGCAATCCATAGTTTTTGCGGTAGCAAAAATGGGAGTATCACTAGAATCCGCTTTTTGCAATGTTTGTATTTCTTGTGCTTTTTGTGCTGTTTTTTCAAAAGTGGATTCTAGGGGGTTGGTTTTATTTTCAGCTGTTTCTGTAAAACCGCTGTGGGATTCTAGGTTTTGCGATGAGAAAGCAGGGTTGTGCAGTGGCGAGCAAGGAGATAAGACTTGGGTGTCTATCGACGAAGCGAGCCACAAACTCCCTGCTTTATCGCGCAAAGCCGAATCCCTGTTGTGCCCAGAATCCAAGTGAGCTTGTAAAGTGTGGCTTAGCAACTTCAGCCCAAATGGCTGGACTCTACACTTAGCGATCACGCGCTCAAGCTGGGATCTTGTGGCGATAAGTAGGGCATTGTAGGGGGGATTTTGGCTAAGGATCGCATCTCTTGGCGTGGCGAGATCGCCTCCTACACTTAGCAGCTCTTGCTTTAGGATATGGAGCTGTGGCACGGATAAATCGTGCAGAAAAAAGAGAAAAATCTCCCCCTTTTTGCGCATAATCTTCGCCCCAGCGCGATCAGCTCCTATGGATTCTAGTGTGCTTCTTAAAAACTCTGGCGCGATCCTAGTGCAGTGCATTAGCTACTCTCTTTTTGTGAGATGTGGCATAAATCATTAGCAAGAGATTTAGGCATACAAGGTGCTTGGGGCGGTAGTTTTCTAGCTGGGCTAATGCGCTATCAAACATCGCTAGCTCTTTTTCATCAAGCGTAATGCCCTCCGCGGCGACAGAGTGCAGCAGTGATGCGACAAGCTGCCTGCCGTGGATCTTGCTATCTTGCGTGTCTTTTGCCAGCGCGGTTGTGTAGGTGTAGATGGATTCTAGGCTTAGGGTGGAGAGTGTGAGAGAAAATGGCTTGCTTGGCTCTTTGACTCGCTTATCAGTAAGCAAGCAGCGCGAGCGGATCGTGGGGATAAAGGCGGTTTTGTTGCGCGAGATTAGGATAAATTGTATATGAGCTGGTGGCTCTTCTAGGATTTTTAGCAGAGCATTTTGGGCTTCTATGCGGAAAGAATGCCCCGCGATGATAAAGGTCGTTTTAGTATCGGTGGCTATGTGGGCTTGGGCTATGATGTCGTGGATATGCTTGATCTGGATTTCGCTCTCTTCATACACGCGCACATCGCTAGGATTTAGTGTCGAGGTGTAATGCTCTACTTCTTCTTCTATGGTATTGACCAAGATAATCTCTGCTATCAATTATAATCCCCTGCTATTCAATATCTAAGCGGTTTAAAATGCTTTCATACAAAGCCTTTTCAAATAAGCGCAGCATATCCATAAGCTTATAGTCCAAAAACTCATCATTAGCACGCAAGGGAAACGACCCCCTAATGCCCTGATCCATCACCCAAAACAGCCCATAGTCCTTGCTCCTGCACAAATCAGCGATAGGGTTATTGATCCTCCCGACATACCAAAACATATAATTTTCATACGCAATATCAAGCATATTGATGATGTTTTCTCGACTAGAATCCTGCTGCAGTGAGACATCTGCGCCAAGCAGGCGATTAAGCGAAAAGATCGGTAGCAGCGGTCTGTTGATGGTGTTGTAGTAGAATCGAGAAAGCGCGTAGGTGCTAAACCACTCTCTATGCTCATCAGTAGCAAGCAGCAGTGTCCCACCGCTTACAATATGCTTAAGCGCACCTAGCATTGTATCAGCAAATAATGCGCGATCAATCTCTAGCCACTCCCGATCGCTCGCCCACTTATCATACTCAAGCCGCATAGTCTCCAAAAGCCACGAGCGAAAGTCTGTATTTTTCATTTATCTAGCTCGTATGCATTATGTAGAGCGCGCACTGCAGTTTCTGCGCTTTTTAGGTTGATGACCATAGAGACTTTGATCTCACTTGTGCTAATCATCATAATATTGATATTTTCATTTGCCAATGCCTTAAACGCCACGCTTGCCACGCCAGAGTGAGATTTCATACCCACGCCCACGATAGAGACTTTGGCTATATCACAATCATAATCAATAGATTCTACATCAACTAAAAATGGCTCTAAAACGACTTTAGTTTGCTCGACATCAGTTTGCGGGATCGTGAAGTCTATGTCAGTTTTGCCATCGCGACCGATTGTTTGGACGATCATATCGACATTGATAGTGCCACTAGCTAATGCGCCAAAAATCTCCGCAGCAATGCCCGGGCGGTCGCGCACATCGGCTATGCTTACACGCGCTTGGTTTTTGTCTAATGCGATTCCACTTACAATAGGCTGCTCCATAATATCCTCCTCTGCTGTGATAAGTGTGCCTTCTTTTTGGGTAAAAGAGCTGCGCGTTACAAGCGTTACGCCCCATTTTTTTGCTAGCTCGACAGAGCGATTGAGCAGGACTTTTGCCCCCATTGAGGCAAGCTCTAGCATTTCATCATAGCTGATTTTGTCGATTTTCTTAGCATTCTTCTCTATGCGTGGATCGGTTGTATAAACGCCATCAACATCGGTGTAAATCTCGCATAAATCCGCTTTCATAGCCCCAGCTAGAGCCACGGCGGAGAGATCGCTGCCACCTCGCCCTAAAGTAGTGATCTCGCCCCTAGAATCCACCCCTTGGAATCCAGCTACTACTACGATATAGCCTTGATCAAGCAGGGATTTTGTATAAGTGGAGTCAATGGAGAGAATCCGCGCTTTTGTGTGGGTAGAATCTGTGAGTATCCCAGCCATCTGCCCACTTAGAGAGATAGCCTTGTAGCCTTTAGATTCTAGGGCTATGGCAAGCAGAGCTGCGCTTACGCGCTCTCCTGCACTTAGAGCCATATCTACTTCGCGCAATTTTGGCAAGGGCGTGAAGTATTTGGTGTAGTTGATTAGCATATCTGTCTGCCCGCTCATCGCGCTCACCACGACAACTAGCTGCGGATTATTGTAGGAGTTTAGCGCGTCAATCACGCGGTTTGCGACATTTTCAATCCGCTCGCAATCCCCCATACTCGTGCCGCCATACTTTTGGACAATTAGCATAGATCTGTGCCTCCTTGTGATCGCGGTGATCGCGTGATTGGTGCTTGTGTGATTATGGGGAGGAAAAATTCAAAGACCTTGTGATACACGCCGCGCTTAAAGTGTGTAACGCGCTTAAATATCTCATCATACTCCACAAACTCATAGCGTGAAAACTCTGGCGTGTGGGCTGCTAGATTGATTGTAGCTTCTGGCAAGAGCTTAGCTAAGAAATATCGCTGCCTTTGCCCGATATATGGGCGCATTTTGGTGATAGCAGATTCTGGGAAGTCATAGCTTATCCACTCTGGATACTCTGCTAGGATCTCTATTTTGCTTGTGCCTATCTCTTCTTCAAGCTCGCGCATAAGGGTGGATTCTGGGCTTTCATCAGCATCAATGCCACCTTGCGGGAATTGCCACACGCCTTGCATATCAATGCGCTCCGCTAGGAAAAACAAGTGCGTGCTAGGCTGCTTGGGGCAGTAGTCTGGGTGGAGCAAAATCGCAGCGACATTGGGGCGATACAGAGTAGAATCCATAACAACACTTTGTGAAAAAATAAGCGTGATTGTAGCTTAGAATGCTTAAATGCTAGCTTTAAGGCACGATGAGTTAGCTCATCGGCTCTTTGATCTAGCTTTTTGGTGTGTTGTCTTGCTCGTCCTCTTGCTTTAGTAGGAGATTTTCGTATTTGACAATGCAGTTTGCCGCTGTTACGATCTCTTTCAACGCTTCGGTGCTAAAGGCTATGTCATTAAGCAGTGAGGTGGCTTGGGTGGAGGTGATCGTGCGGTCTTTGATCAAATCTTGGATTGTGTTTATGGATTTGGCGTTAGTTTTTTTGAGATTTTTCTTGATCGTTTTTATACCCTCTTGGATATTATCGCTTGCTTGCGTGCGCTCTTGTGGTGTCTGGGCTTTGGGGGAGTTTTGATCTTGGAGGTGCTTTAGGTCATAGAGCGTATTTGCTAGTAGAATCCGTATTTGCGTGTATTGGTCTTTTAGCGCGGCATTGCTGCTATTGGCGTTTTTGATTAGGCTAGATTGGATTATTTTGAGATTTTTGGTAGCTTCTACAAGATTGCGCGAGGCTTTTTGGAGATTGCCTATTTCAGCGCAAAAGGCTTGGTCTTGGTGGTGGGCTGCGCGTAAATGTGTAGAAAAGTCAATGATAGAGTTAAAGATGTTTTTAATGGTTTTTTCATAGATATTTTCAAGCTTGTCTGCATCTATGCGTGTTTTGGAGTGCGTGAAGTAGTCCATATCTAGTCGCTGCGTGAAAAATCGCTGCTTGCTTGTGCCAATAACTGCGCTTAGGATTGTGATCGTATTGCCAAAGAGATGTAGCACTTCTTTTTGTAGGCATTCTTTGGCGGTGTTGGGGTAGGGGATTAGATCAAAGTCTATGTAGCGTGCGCGATCTGAATCATCTTTTGAAGTGGTGATAAACTTGCACAAAAATGCTTCAAACATTGGGATAAAGGGTGTCATCAAAAGCACGGCGATGACATTATAGATCGTGTGGAAAAGCGCGATTTTGAGCGCGTAGTCATCGCTTTTAAAGC encodes the following:
- a CDS encoding aldehyde dehydrogenase family protein, which translates into the protein MSQYENISNVFKPQYENFIGGKWVAPVKGAYSDNKSPINGKTLCKVPLSSEEDIELALDAAHKARQKWGETSPAERSNILLKIADRIEANLEKIAYAETWDNGKAIRETLNADIPLAVDHFRYFAGCIRAQEGSICEIDNDTVAYHFHEPLGVVGQIIPWNFPILMAAWKLAPALAAGNCVVLKPASPTPASILVLFDVIADLLPEGVVNIVNGSGGKIGKALATNPRIAKVAFTGSTGVGRQIMQFATENIIPCTLELGGKSPNIFFEDVFEHEDEYLDKAVEGLVLFAFNQGEVCTCPSRALIHEKIYDKFMEKVLKRVEAIKIGNPLHADTMMGAQVDENQVKTILSYIEAGKQEGAQCLIGGERNNLGGELANGCYIKPTIFKGHNKMKIFQEEIFGPVLAVTTFKDDREALEIANDTIYGLGSAVWTRDINRAYRFGRGIQAGRVWTNCYHAYPAHAAFGGYKQSGIGRETHKMMLEHYQQTKNVLVSYSINKLGFF
- a CDS encoding glutamate-5-semialdehyde dehydrogenase, encoding MEYANTLQALQQASKTLAQSSAKMRNHALEALANELEKSRAILQEENAKDLANARANGLSPAMIDRLRLDDSAITSMIQAVKEIRSQPEVLGEIISGGVRPSGISIAQVRIPLGVVCIIYESRPNVTIDTAALCIKSGNAILLKGGKEAHHSNTALLACIHRALDSSSLPKECVQSLGLIAREDLATILQQREFIDVVIPRGGAGLIEFVTTHSKIPVIFHDKGVCHAYIDRSAKKQHTLDICLNAKASRPSACNAIECILIHRDCVGEILPDLVATLLANGVCVRAQQEVLTLLGDKDGLELASANDFGTEFGDKIIALKIIESIEQALEHIDKYGSKHSEIIITQDLEAAELFCGRIDASAVFVNASSRFNDGGELGLGAEMGISTQKLHARGPMGAVHLTTTKYLIHGNGSIRI
- the proB gene encoding glutamate 5-kinase, giving the protein MSKHTHSSPRSIECKRLVIKIGSSILTNPLDSSVRESHKACVQVERLNALCAQIARLKQDISDILIVSSGAVASGFSLLGFPSRPKDMIDKQACAAVGQAHLLWHYEQAFSKHSLHIAQILLTKDDLSHPKHYLYASATLTRLLELGTIPIINENDPVLVDELKYIETFGDNDNLAALVASMIGADLLLILSDVDGLYNANPATNPNATRISEVVEISEQITSLAEQSAENSVGTGGMASKLKAAKTAMQAGCNVAIIKGTEADNIAKFFNGEDVGTYFHLPTNAIKKRRFYIGYVAIPRGRLIVDSGAKAALQEGKSLLPKGVLEVIGSFEIGWVVSVCDRAGAEFARGKIRYSSYDCAQIIGRDSKDIATILGQSYGDCLIHRDDMAILE
- the folP gene encoding dihydropteroate synthase, whose product is MHCTRIAPEFLRSTLESIGADRAGAKIMRKKGEIFLFFLHDLSVPQLHILKQELLSVGGDLATPRDAILSQNPPYNALLIATRSQLERVIAKCRVQPFGLKLLSHTLQAHLDSGHNRDSALRDKAGSLWLASSIDTQVLSPCSPLHNPAFSSQNLESHSGFTETAENKTNPLESTFEKTAQKAQEIQTLQKADSSDTPIFATAKTMDCHATATQCLAMTEKSTASKKVDSSFSAQNAPTLSNSTKDSRIVDEKSGHSRSFFSKSGLCKPRKEIRLGCLSSGDEIPDSSPKAESPKTHKAIMAIINLTPDSFYAPSRHTATRAIESIQELLAQGARLIDIGAASSRPGSPIISAQEEIARLKEVCAYIKAENLNSKARFSIDTYNAKTAAYALESGFTIVNDVRALSDSDMPAVVRDFGADFILMHTKGTPETMASLAHYTHLINEVDEFFSRKLELLESNNVGEVILDIGFGFAKNSAQNLALIQHLAHFKHFGKRLLVGASQKSTIGEIIDAPNPHDRLSGTLSLHLLALQNGADIIRAHHYKEHSDMLKIFRAYAQPSLLPSDL
- a CDS encoding DNA polymerase III subunit delta' gives rise to the protein MIAEIILVNTIEEEVEHYTSTLNPSDVRVYEESEIQIKHIHDIIAQAHIATDTKTTFIIAGHSFRIEAQNALLKILEEPPAHIQFILISRNKTAFIPTIRSRCLLTDKRVKEPSKPFSLTLSTLSLESIYTYTTALAKDTQDSKIHGRQLVASLLHSVAAEGITLDEKELAMFDSALAQLENYRPKHLVCLNLLLMIYATSHKKRVANALH
- a CDS encoding HobA family DNA replication regulator, producing the protein MKNTDFRSWLLETMRLEYDKWASDREWLEIDRALFADTMLGALKHIVSGGTLLLATDEHREWFSTYALSRFYYNTINRPLLPIFSLNRLLGADVSLQQDSSRENIINMLDIAYENYMFWYVGRINNPIADLCRSKDYGLFWVMDQGIRGSFPLRANDEFLDYKLMDMLRLFEKALYESILNRLDIE
- a CDS encoding aspartate kinase, producing MLIVQKYGGTSMGDCERIENVANRVIDALNSYNNPQLVVVVSAMSGQTDMLINYTKYFTPLPKLREVDMALSAGERVSAALLAIALESKGYKAISLSGQMAGILTDSTHTKARILSIDSTYTKSLLDQGYIVVVAGFQGVDSRGEITTLGRGGSDLSAVALAGAMKADLCEIYTDVDGVYTTDPRIEKNAKKIDKISYDEMLELASMGAKVLLNRSVELAKKWGVTLVTRSSFTQKEGTLITAEEDIMEQPIVSGIALDKNQARVSIADVRDRPGIAAEIFGALASGTINVDMIVQTIGRDGKTDIDFTIPQTDVEQTKVVLEPFLVDVESIDYDCDIAKVSIVGVGMKSHSGVASVAFKALANENINIMMISTSEIKVSMVINLKSAETAVRALHNAYELDK
- a CDS encoding RNA pyrophosphohydrolase, giving the protein MDSTLYRPNVAAILLHPDYCPKQPSTHLFFLAERIDMQGVWQFPQGGIDADESPESTLMRELEEEIGTSKIEILAEYPEWISYDFPESAITKMRPYIGQRQRYFLAKLLPEATINLAAHTPEFSRYEFVEYDEIFKRVTHFKRGVYHKVFEFFLPIITQAPITRSPRSQGGTDLC
- a CDS encoding Na/Pi cotransporter family protein, whose product is MLKRFKTEIYTYYKMFILALISIAGIVLMGRSEVAQNLFSGLAIFLLGMLFLEDGFKGFSGGALEKILKNFSNTRLKAILFGLSATAIMQSSTLVTILTLSFLSASLVGLGQALGIVFGANIGSTTSGWIIAGIGVKMNVSALGLPLITLGVLLLLMKSKNLKSLGYILAGIGFFFLGIAYIKTGFESYQNFDLNVAARFGGFWAFLIFFGMGVLITSIVQSSFATLTIIILALSSGSISYNDALALVIGTNVGGVVTALIASISSSVDGRRLAIGNTLFNVVIAIVCMVFLPVFKEIVELASSLFGFKSDDYALKIALFHTIYNVIAVLLMTPFIPMFEAFLCKFITTSKDDSDRARYIDFDLIPYPNTAKECLQKEVLHLFGNTITILSAVIGTSKQRFFTQRLDMDYFTHSKTRIDADKLENIYEKTIKNIFNSIIDFSTHLRAAHHQDQAFCAEIGNLQKASRNLVEATKNLKIIQSSLIKNANSSNAALKDQYTQIRILLANTLYDLKHLQDQNSPKAQTPQERTQASDNIQEGIKTIKKNLKKTNAKSINTIQDLIKDRTITSTQATSLLNDIAFSTEALKEIVTAANCIVKYENLLLKQEDEQDNTPKS